The genomic stretch AATTATCCTGTAGTAGATGAAAACCATATATTCAAAGGTTTCATAAGTAGAAAACACTTATTAAGCCCTGTAGGTAAAAATGTGATCCTTGTAGATCATAACGAATATGGACAAAGTGCTGAAGGTTTAAAGGAAGCTAATATTCTTGAAATAGTAGACCATCACAAATTAGGAGATATAGCTACAACTACTCCAATTAACTTTAGAAATATTCCGGTAGGTAGTACATGTACTGTTGTATATAGTTTATTTAAGGAAAACAATATAGAAATTCCTAAGACTATTGCAGGCGTATTGTTATCAGGTATCATATCTGATACTCTTTTCTTTAAATCTCCTACTACTACCTTCTTTGATAAAGAAGCAGTAGACGCATTAAATAAAATATTAAATTTAAATTTAGAGGAATTCTCCACTAACATGTTTAAGGCAGGTACTTCTTTAGAGGGCCAAACTATTGAGGAAATATTCTTTAAAGACTTTAAAGAATTTGATATTGAAGGATTTAAAGTGGGAGTAGGACAAGTATTTACTCTAGCCGTTGAAGACATATTAAATAAAAAAGAAGAATTTTTAGAATTTATAAACTCCATACACCATGCTAAGGATTATCACCTTACCCTATTGCTAGCTACGGATATTATTAATGAAGGATCTTATTTATTGTTTGAATCTAACAATAAGCAAATTATTCCTATAGCCTTTAATGTGGATAATATACAGGGAGTATTCTCTTCAGGAGTAGTTTCTAGAAAGAAACAAGTAATTCCTAGAATTACAGATGCAATAAATACATTAAAATAAAACCATAAAGAAAGTCCCTAGTTTATAGGGACTTTCTTTATGGACAAAAAATAATTTAATAATAATATGATTTAACAATAAAAGTTATTAGATTGATTTATTTATTAATAATTTAAATACTTCTAATTGCTTCCTATGAACCTTTGACATCATTTCAGGATGCCATTGTACTCCTAGCACAAACTTATAACCCTTATGCTCTATTGCTTCTATTATATTGTCACTGGCCCAAGCAATCTTTTTTATGCCTTTTCCTAACTTCTTTAATGATTGATGATGAACACTGTTAACCCATATTTCTTTTTGACCAAATGCCTCATATAAACTGCTATCTTCTACTATTTTTATCTTGTGACTTACTTCATATCTAGGTAATATGTTAGACATATGTTTCAAATCTGTATCCAATTGACTATATATGTCTTGATATAGATTTCCTCCAAAGTGTACATTAATCAATTGACAACCTCTACAAATTCCTAATATAGGTTTATCTCTTTTTAATACGGCTTTTAATAATTTCAGTTCAAACATATCCCTTTTGGTATTGATATGATCTATATTTTTATGGAGTTCTTCATCATAATGTTTTGGATGTATATCAGATCCTCCTGTAAATAAAAATCCATCCATCTTATCTACTATGGCTTCTATGTAATCATCATCCATAATAAGTGGAATAGCTACAGGAATTCCTCCAGCCCTCTTAACACATTCTGAATAATCCATAGTACTCATTAGCATATTTTGATCAACCATTCCCCTTACCCTTCCATTTAAATGTTCATGAGCATTAACATGATATGTAGTCAATCCTATAGTAGGCTTCATATACAATCCCACCTCTTTATCCTTTTATTATGCTATATTAGACTATCAAAAATAATATGCCCTTTTTATTTATGATTCCCTAATAAAACAAAAAAACATGGACAAATTAATCCATGTTTTTAGCTTATTTTAACTTTTTAATAAAAGCTACCTTTAAATAATTACCCTCTTTAAAGTTTTTATTTACTCTGAAATCTGAAGGTAGGGAGAATTGTTCTAATATTTTATATTTTCCCTTCATTTCTTTAAATGCAGTTTCTATAAATCCTTTAAACTTTTTCATATCAAAGGTACTACAATTGGTAGATGCCACTATTACTCCATTATTCTCTGTTATGGCTATGGCTTCCTTTAATAAATCCTTGTAATCCTTTGACGCACTAAATTTAAACTTTTTAGATTTTGCAAAGCTTGGTGGATCTAGGATTACCATATCAAATTTCAATTCCTTTTTAACAGCATATTTAAAATAGTTAAATACATCTTCTACTACTATGTCTTCAGCTTCATAATCTATATTATTTATGGAAAAATGCTCTATGGTCTTACTTAAACTCCTATTAGCCAAATCCACACTAGTAGTTTTTTTAGCTCCCCCTAGGGCTGCAAATATGGAAAATGCCCCCGTATAAGAAAAAGTATTAAGAACAGTCTTTCCCTTTGCATATTTATCCCTAATAGTCCTTCTCACATCCCTTTGGTCTAAAAACACTCCTACCATGGCTCCCTCATTAAGGTATATAGCAAAATTTACACCATTTTCCTTAACTATAATAGGATTTTCTGCCTTTTCACCCATTACAAAATCATTATCTTCTATGTATTTACCTGATGTATCAAATCTCTTCTTTTCATATATTCCTTTAAATTCAACTAATTTCTTTAAAGAATTTATTACTTCATCTCTAAACTTATATATTCCTTTACTATACCAATTTATAAGATAGTACCCATCAAAATATTCAACAGTAAAGCCTCCAATTCCATCTCCTTCTCCATTGAATACCCTAAATGCCGTAGTATTTTTACTACTATAAAAGGATACCCTTTTATTTAAAGCTGATACTAGTTTCTTTTCAAAGAATTTAATATCTATCTTTTCATTTTCCTTAGTAGTTAAAACCCAACCTAGCCCTTTGTTTTGTTTTCCGTAATATCCTCTTCCTATAAACTTGTTTTTTTCTGTCACAAGCTTTATTATTTCACCTTCATTTTTCAAATCATTTCCATTTATTAATGCTTCCTTAAAAATTAATGGATATCCATTTTTAAATTTGTCTGCAAATTTTGATTTAACTTTTAATATAATTTCTCTGCTCATAATTCCATCCTATCTATTCTTTTTCAATACCTACTATTATATCTATTTTATCCCAAATTGCCTATATGTTATTTTATAATTTAATTTTCTTCAGAATAAATTTCTTTTCCATCTTCTAACAAACTAATTTTTTTAATAATTCTATTAGTTCCTCTCCTAGATATATTATCTATTAAAACCCCTTCTCCATTAAGGGATATTTGAATTCCTATGGGATCATTTTCTCCCTTTTCATGAAAATCAATCCTCACATCTGTAGCTCTTTTTAATAATTCTTCATCTAATATGAATACAACAAAATGGGTACGGTCCATATCCTTGAATTGAAAATATATTAATTTATCTTCTTTATCTTCTGGTACAACCGTGTCCACGTTTATATATTTAATTTCTTTATTTTCCTTATTTAATATGAATCTTGCTACTCCTCGTTCTTTTTTTCTTTTAAAAAGAGTAATTCTACTATGTACTAATTCTACTTCACTTATACTAGTCATTTTATTTTCATCTAAATAATCATATATCTGTGTTTCAATATCCCTATTATCTTTAAAAGTATTTTCAGAACTGACTCCACAAGATGTAAATAATACTACCATACAAAATAATAAAACTATTTTTTTCACTGTTCCTTTCAAATAACATTCACTCCCATATGACCATATTAATTTTTTTCTAATATCCATTTATAAAACTTTTCATCTTCCTCATACAAGTCCATTCCTACCTTTAAAAGTACCCTTTGAGAAGGCACATTATGTTTTTGTGTAACTGCAAATACGGATTTTGTCTCTTCCTGTTCAAATGCCCATTTAATAATAGTATTTAGTGCCTCTGTCATATAGGATTTCCCTCTATATTCTTCTTCCATGCCATACCCAACTTCTATCTTACCATCCTTATCTGGTATATGCTTAAATCCTACCCTTCCTACGACACGATTTTCTTCTTTCAATATTATTTGCCAGTAGGTGTAGAACAGATAGTTTTTAGGATCTTTTTTTATATTATTTATTTTTATTTTATATACAATTCTCATGAGATTGCTTAGTTGTCCATTAGATTTCAGTCCAGCTTTTCTTTCTACCAATTCCTTATCTACAAGACTATTCTCTAATTCCTTTAAAGTTAGTGGTACTAATCTTAATCTATGTGAATTCAATTCCATCAATAGGCCACCTACTTTCCCCTTAATAATCTTTCATATTTAACCCCAAATAAATTATATTATAAAAAAGTCTTTATTATAAAGATTTTTTGGAAAATGTTCCATTGAAATTTTAGTATATAATAAATTAGGATTTTTTACACACACCAGGTTTTTCGGTATAATTTGGATAAAGTGATTTTATAGGAGGTATTTAACTTGGGCTTAATTCCATTATTTATATCTGTAATTATTTATTCAATACAAGGTCTTTCTAGAAGTTTACAACGATATATGGGATACTACTTAATAGAGGATTCTCCCCTTGTTACAGCTTTATTTGCACTAATTGTAACATTGTTTCAATTCGAGAAGCTCATTACTGACCCTAGTGATTTCAGTTCTGTAGACTACAGATTTTTACTAGGATTTGTAGTTATTATGGCATTAGTCACTATATCTAATCGCCTTAGGGTAAAAACACTTCGCATATATAATATACCTAAAGATATAGTCATAGATATATTAAATGAAAATTTTAAAAAGCATAAATTAAATTTAGTTAGGGATAATGATACTTATTCATCCTATAAAGTAGATGACACTAATATTAATTTTAAATTAGATGATAGTATGCTTGTTGGAGATGGTTTAGTTCTTCGACTAAATGGATATAAGGAAATATTAGATTTCCATAGCTTTTGGGATAATTTAAAATATGACTTAGAAAATGAACTATCACCTGAAGATAATAATATTAATCCATCAGAATTAATATTATCACTTATAGGATTATTTATTATAGTTTATTTTTCTTATGCTATAAACTTTGGAATATAATATAAAAAATACTATTCTACATTAATAAAATGAGGATAGGCCCATTGAAAAGTAAAGTAATCATAATCTTTTATCTATTAGATAAAAGATTTTTTTATTGGATAAAAAACCTAATGATTTAACTGACCTTTGTCATACATTTATAAAGTATATATAAGTAACAAAATTGGTAAAATAAAAATGACATTTTAGAACAAACAAGGGCGGTATAATAATGCATATAATCGTTTCTCTTTTATTTATGATAGTTGCTTTCAAGTGGGGAGATTTGAAAAATTGGAAATTATATTATCCTACAATCTTATATTTTGCTATTGGTGATTTGGCCTATAACTTTTTAACATGTAATAATCCCCTTTGGATATATGAGTCTCCAATTTTTACACACACATTTAGTGATTTACTAGTACTATCTATAGCTTTTCCTTCTTTTGTTTTAGTTTTTTTACCACATTATCCGGATGGATTTATGAATCAAATAATTTATATAGGAATCTGTGTGTTTATTTGTTCAATATTAGAGTATATTTCCTATTCTCTAGGTTACTTTTCTTATCACAATGGATGGAGTATTTGGTGGTCAGCTATACTTTATTGTATTGCTTTCCCCCTATTGATTCTTCACTATAAAAAACCCCTTTTGGTTTGGCCTATATCCATTGTATTAGCTCTTGGTACTTTATTATTATTTGATATACCTTTAAAAATCTTAAAGTAGAGCTTTTAGACAACAGGATATAATAAATAATTGTATGGAGGTTAATAATGAACAGTCAATATCCTTCTTGGGAGCATATAGTAGAACTTCGCATAAAGTTAAGAGATGCCAATTTATCATATTGGTTTCATCATGATTTGTTTTCATTCGGCTGGTGGATAATTGTGTTTTTAACTATAGCTCCTTGGATAATATGGTGGAAGCTTGTGAATAAATCACGACTAACAGAAATATTGTTATATGGATCTTTTATATCAATATTAACAACAGTCTTAGATGTACTTGGTGCTACTTTTGTTCTTTGGGGATATCCTACTATGTTAGAGCCAGGAGTACCGCCTATGGTTCCTGCTAATTTGTCAGTTTTCCCTGTAGGTTATATGTTATTATATCAATATTTCCCCAAATGGATAAAATTTTTAATTGCTGCTACAGGCATGTCTTTTATCTTTTCTTTTATTGGAGAACCTGTTTTGGCATGGTTAAATATATATGAGAATAATAATTGGAAATCTATATATTCTTTTCCTATTTAT from Anaeromicrobium sediminis encodes the following:
- a CDS encoding gamma-glutamyl-gamma-aminobutyrate hydrolase family protein, which produces MKPTIGLTTYHVNAHEHLNGRVRGMVDQNMLMSTMDYSECVKRAGGIPVAIPLIMDDDYIEAIVDKMDGFLFTGGSDIHPKHYDEELHKNIDHINTKRDMFELKLLKAVLKRDKPILGICRGCQLINVHFGGNLYQDIYSQLDTDLKHMSNILPRYEVSHKIKIVEDSSLYEAFGQKEIWVNSVHHQSLKKLGKGIKKIAWASDNIIEAIEHKGYKFVLGVQWHPEMMSKVHRKQLEVFKLLINKSI
- a CDS encoding class I SAM-dependent rRNA methyltransferase; the protein is MSREIILKVKSKFADKFKNGYPLIFKEALINGNDLKNEGEIIKLVTEKNKFIGRGYYGKQNKGLGWVLTTKENEKIDIKFFEKKLVSALNKRVSFYSSKNTTAFRVFNGEGDGIGGFTVEYFDGYYLINWYSKGIYKFRDEVINSLKKLVEFKGIYEKKRFDTSGKYIEDNDFVMGEKAENPIIVKENGVNFAIYLNEGAMVGVFLDQRDVRRTIRDKYAKGKTVLNTFSYTGAFSIFAALGGAKKTTSVDLANRSLSKTIEHFSINNIDYEAEDIVVEDVFNYFKYAVKKELKFDMVILDPPSFAKSKKFKFSASKDYKDLLKEAIAITENNGVIVASTNCSTFDMKKFKGFIETAFKEMKGKYKILEQFSLPSDFRVNKNFKEGNYLKVAFIKKLK
- a CDS encoding GNAT family N-acetyltransferase; translated protein: MELNSHRLRLVPLTLKELENSLVDKELVERKAGLKSNGQLSNLMRIVYKIKINNIKKDPKNYLFYTYWQIILKEENRVVGRVGFKHIPDKDGKIEVGYGMEEEYRGKSYMTEALNTIIKWAFEQEETKSVFAVTQKHNVPSQRVLLKVGMDLYEEDEKFYKWILEKN
- a CDS encoding CBO0543 family protein codes for the protein MIVAFKWGDLKNWKLYYPTILYFAIGDLAYNFLTCNNPLWIYESPIFTHTFSDLLVLSIAFPSFVLVFLPHYPDGFMNQIIYIGICVFICSILEYISYSLGYFSYHNGWSIWWSAILYCIAFPLLILHYKKPLLVWPISIVLALGTLLLFDIPLKILK
- a CDS encoding CBO0543 family protein, with protein sequence MNSQYPSWEHIVELRIKLRDANLSYWFHHDLFSFGWWIIVFLTIAPWIIWWKLVNKSRLTEILLYGSFISILTTVLDVLGATFVLWGYPTMLEPGVPPMVPANLSVFPVGYMLLYQYFPKWIKFLIAATGMSFIFSFIGEPVLAWLNIYENNNWKSIYSFPIYIIIALFFKYIIERIISRQRIEQIKK